TCTCTCAAGGAAAACCAGAAGCTAAAAAAGGATATATGAGACGTACGGGTATACCCTTGTAACTGATACAAAGTTCTTCGTGCTTTTTGATGTCTCGACGAGTAAAGATCACAAGCCTATGAAACGGTATTTAGTGAAGTTCTGTGACACTTCTGACTCTTAAAAATGGCGACATACAATGGTCGTTCTGGATGGAAGTCCTTGACATATGCTTGGGTAATCGCCAAATTGGGATCACATGAGTGATTCTTAAAGTTCATTTGATCAGTATCCAAATTCGAATCAAGAATTCCGAACCTCTCACAAAATAGCGAGTGAACTAAGACAGTGGATCAGCTTCTGGTCTCTTTTTCAAGTGGGCAATAGGCTTACGTTCTATGATCAGTAAACACAAGATATAATACAAGTCGTCAGTAATTCAACAGCTTTCTGCCCAAGACCAATATACACGTACCCCATAATGGAAAGCATCCACTAAATTTGTGCATCGTCAGCCTTGTTCCTGTTGGTCCCTTGCTTACGAGAAAGAAACTTACCACTATATGCATTGTAAGCATCTTCTTGGCTCTCTCGCATTGCAGCCTTGGCTCTCATTTTCACCGCTTCAGCTAGCTCTGCGGCGCGTTtatcaatcttctccaaccccTTGGGTGGGTGCCGAATTTGCCATCCGTCGAGGTCGAAAACGTATCTGTGGATAAGCGTCAGCGTCAAATGTCATACAGTGTGAAGAGATGTACAAGGGAAGGGACGTACGTTCGACCAATGGCGGTGTAGGTAACTCCTCGTCGTTCACTTTCCGCCTCCCTAATCAGTTCTCCTGTGTAACTGCCGATGTATGTTCCACTTGGTATGAATGACCGAGCGCGGATACCCcaacctttttctttggtCTTGAAAATCTCTATTCCGGTATCCTTGGCACGGCCTCGTTGGATAACCTAACATGAAAATAATCATTATTAAGAAATGATATAATGGACAGTATAGAGGCCAACTGACGCGATTCATACACTCAGGAGGACATCCACATAGCTCGTTACACTCCCAAATGGAAGCAGAGTTTTCTCTGATTTTGCCATTTCTATCACAATATCAACTCAGAATACGGTGCACCCGATAGTCAAAACGACTCACTCATCATATGCGAAACCTTTCAAGCCCAGATCATAAAAGTAAAGCTCTTGCCTCTTTACACAAGTACAAGTCTCAGAATCCGGATCGCAAGGTCCATCACAATCGCACCCCAAACCTAGCTCTGGTGGCGGTATACCGTCCGGATATAACATAGTATCTGAATACACAAACTCAAAGTCCGGCGGACCACCATCTGCGTCGACCTCATTCGTCACCTTGATATCATCCCCACCCGACTCTTCCATTGACGTAGACTGCATAATATATGCCTCAAAGATGGCACGATGCAGAGCCGGGTTGGATCGAAAAGTATGCTTCTGCCTGTTCCATGGATCGATGGTACGCGTACCGAAATTGCGCTTGGCTTCTCGAATGCGCtcgggaggaggaggaggatcaGGATGTTGGAGGAACAGGGCAATGTCAGATGTATGTGAGTCAGAGTCCGTAAAGTACTCGTTATCATTTTCTTCAATGGGCGCTCCCTTTGACCGGGGCTCTGAGCGAGAAACGATAGAGAAAACGCGAGGACTTGTGAGCTTGGAAAGATCGGCACCGAGCTTCTCCGCACTCTTCGGActcaacctcttctttgaaGATTCGTCAAGCAGGTCATCAACATCTGACAAATGGTTCTGTGCGATGTGGTGCCATTGCTCTCTGGTAAGTTTCTTGGGCCTACGTTTGCGCTTTTGGGGCAGCAGTTCAGCTTTGGCAGATGGCTCAGAGGAGGTGCGATTGGCATTCGGAACGGGAGAAACAGCAGAAGACTTGACAAGAGGGCGCTGGTAGCTATGTTTTGCAACAAATCCGCCTTTGAAAAGTGTCTGCAACGGCTGTCGCACATGCGCAGGCCGATCTTTGAATAAGAAAGGCGGTAGAACAGGATTAGAGTGGTCGTCGCTGGacccctcctctccattgCTTGATCCCAAATTcacaccatcatcatcccttTGTGTTTCTGAATTATCTTGGGGTTCGGGAGCGGCtttcccctttcctttccttgaAGGCCAGTTGAGAGGaacatcatcctcactcTCGCTTCCATCACTCTTATCCTTGCTGCGTTGCGCCTTTTGCTTCCCATTTATCTTTATGGCAGACCGTCGGATAGGTACATCTTCACCTGGCTGCTCTAATATCTTTTGAGTCTGAGAGGGCGTGATAGACACATTCCTAAACCGTGAGGTGAAAGTAGAAATTGGCCCAACGGGGGAGCTACCGTGTATAGAGACATCATCCAAATCCAGACGGACTTGCTCCACTTGCTCTTCGACAGCATCATTTTTCCCGGTTTTTCTGACTAGCAACCCACCTGTCGAATCATTtccgtcgtcatcatccataCGCTCTTCCGGCGTCTCCCTCGGTATATCTAAATTAATCGAACGACTAAGCAATGAAGGCGTACTGGATGAGCTGGAAGAATTGACTGGTGGTCCCAAGCCGGCAGTAACAGATAGAGGAGTTGTAGTTGTCTTAGCAGCTGAGGTGGGAGTAGCAAACTGGGGAGTATAAAACGCTGCTGGTTGATGATTGATTTTGATGGCATCCGTCGTCTTCTTGTTGTCATTTGTTTCTTTCTCCATTGCGGCAGCGACGTGTCCATTTTCAGGCGCGATAGCCCACGCTGGtttgctcctcttcacaACTCTCACCTCCCCATCAGTACTTGCACTGATTCCTGGACTTGGCGGCCGCTTTCTGTTTTCGCCATCCGCACGAGGGATCGAGCGAGTTCGAGATTCAACGCCCATACGTCCTTTATACTTTTCCAGGTTTGCCGAAATCTTCTCCAAATCTGCCATTCGTCTTCGCCTCAATTGCtcgttctcttctttcgccttttccttctctcgagccttttccttttccctctccttctctctttcctttcctttccacttcttcttggcaTGTGTATTCAAATGCGAAGCGGCGAAAGAAGGACCGAAAGGTTGCGGATTAAGCCAAGAATTGACTTCTATGCCGCTGCTATTGCTGGTATTAGTCGTCGGGAGCGGACTTTGGGGTATCGACTGCGTCGACTTGTGATGCGATTTTCTACCGAGTCCGGAAACCGAATCGCCCAGGGTGCTTGAGCTGGAGACAGACGATGCAGCAGATTTAACGCTTGACTCTTTGGACGATGACCCTaggttcttcttcgacaaAACAGATAAAGCTGACGGAAGAGGTGCTGGGTTCTGTGGCTGCGCAGCAGCCTGATCATCGACATTTCCGATAGTCACACCTGATGCAAAGAGTGAAGGCGCTGCTGTTGGCTTAATTTTTGAGCCTACATCAATAGGTAGCACAAGATGCGAAACTGCTCCAGTAGTTGTTATCCGGGGTGATGATGCCCGGCCTTTTGATCCTTGCGACAACACGTCTCCAACTGCTCCCGTCTCGGTTAAAGTATCCTGACCCCCAATTGCAGACGCAGCGCGAAAAAGTGGATGAACTGTTGGACCCGACTTTAAAAAAGGAGCATCTTCAGGTGGAGTCACCGAGGGGGACACAGTCGTGGATGCAATAGCGGTTGTAGGAGGCACTACAAATGTTCCAAAATCAGCGGAAGATGGTCCTGCGTGAACAGTGGTTCCCGCGGCCTTCTTATCAGCTTCTCCAGTCCCATCTGATGTCCCTGCCGGATATGACAAGGAGGCCGCAGTCTGGGAAGTTGTCGGAGCAACCACACAATCGCTTGTCTGGCTCTTCCTTCTAGAAGGATGTATCTTTTCTCTGGTAGGTGAGGTTGTTGCTGACTTTTGAGCATCTTGTGTCACGTGCACTGTTGTCGATGCTGAAGTGGATTGGGAAGGCGATGGTGATGAAATTGTGACGTGGGAGGGTGTGGCGGCCTTTGTCGTTGTTTCCCTAGAATGGGAAGATATGGACGATGTTGTCGACAATGGATGTATTTTATCTTGATTTTGAGCGGCTTTTACTGCTCCTCCGGAAGACTGGATAGGTCCGGAAGCTTCAAACGACGATGGGCGACAAGGAGAAGTTGGCGATCGAACAAACGGACGTATGGCCATGGCCGTGGCCAATGTACTGGTTCTTTGCGGGATACTTGAGGTCTTACCTGCACTGGAGGGCTTTTGTGGTAACGCATTAAGGCCAGTCGATTTAGTTTTCCGATTTGAGGCCACATCGTAAGTTGATAATGAAGATCTTGAGGGTGTACTTTGGCCAGTACCAGAAGAAAGCGCCTTGgatttcttctccctctttcctaCGCCTTCATGAGATGGCGACCTTGGGTGAACTTGCCTTTCTGGCTCTGAGGGTAGAGATAACGATGGGGCTCTAGCTGGTGGGTGAGTTGATGAAACAGAAGTCGTTTTTGAGGGACCGGCAACATTGTCACTCGTAGCCACACGACTAGGTAACAGTGTCCGAGATGTCGATCTCGACGAAGCTGCTGAAGATTTCCCAGACGTAGCTGATAAATTAGAAGAAGCGTGAAATGGCCTTGTATTCGTCCACAAACCATGGGTACTTGAAGGGGAAGGCGCTTGTTTGGAGTCCGTTTTCCTTGGCGATTCTTTTTGGTTAGATGATTTTGTGGCTTCTGAAGCGGATTGAAGAGTTGATGGTTCAGGACcagctggagaagatgtaGCGGGTGAAATGAATACAGGCATCACAGGTAAACCTGCTGCAGAAGTTGATGGAAGTGCAGAAATTGAAGAATCTGCAGGAAGGATAGTGGATGCAGAAAGTGTAAAGGAATTTGGAAGTGCTGGTGTAGCTGAAGGCGGTAAAGATAGTGTAGGATAGGGAAGTGAAGCGTGTAAAGGTATTGAAGGTATGGTGGGCGAGATGGCTGATGAAGCAGCCGGTACAGGGGAGAGTATCAAGGGCGCTGGAAGCCCTGATACAGTTACAGGTGTTGACTGTGTTGGCGGTAATGGAGGAGTTGGGGGTCTTGAAGTGGGAGACGCAGTACCGGCAGATCTGCAAGGTGTCGTACGAGACGAAGGTGACTGTTGGGATATCAAAAGGTATCGTCTGGGAGGAGAATTGATGGCAGATCTGCTAGAGGAAGCGACAGCAGGTTGAGCCCCAGAGACCGATTGGGGTCTGTTTAAATTTGATGTCAATGAAGACGTTCTAGATGTGGTTACCGCCGCTTGAGCAGCACTAATCCCATTACTCTGACTAACAATGTTCTCCCCATCGAGTTTCATTCCATTCGGTGCCGCACGATCCTCAACTAAAGGCGGACTAGGCAGCTCTCCTGTCTCTCGAGAATGATTTTCCAAAAGACCGGTGATATTCTGATCTTctggtgaagaagacgaattTGCTATAGACATAAATGGTCTTGGACGCCGTCCAGGGCTTGGTTGCTTGTCTGGTAGTCCCACTTGCGCTACCCGATCGGGAGTCGAATTCGGGCCGGGAGGGAAATTAACGAATTCGACGGCGTCATCAGAGTCCGACAGTGTCAAGTCTACTACGGCTGTGATGCTGTTTGTTAGTAGAATAATAGAGTACTGGCATAATAATCTTACTAGACTCTCTCATGAACGTCAACGACTTCTTGTATGACCGGTCTTTACCATCACTCGGTTTGACTAGATACTGATGTCAGCAATTCGCCCATGATAGGTGAGCTTGGAACGTACCTCTTCCATTTGCCGGTAATACTGAGAGATCGTCGTCCGAGTCTGAACTATCCACTACCAACGGATTGTCGACAGCACCCACTACAAAGATATTGACGAATTGCGACGACAGTTGATGTCAGCCGGTCAGCTCTGATCCACTGTCCTACGTATTGATATTGATTTTTGGGGTGTACCTACCTTCCGAGCTGGCGCCTGGCATTTTTAGAGCGCAGTGAGAGAAAAGACGAAAAGAAATGAGGTTTGCAATGTACCGAGATAAGATGAGAGAACAATAAAGTCAACCTTGCCAAAATCGCGTTAGACAGCCGCCTCTCAAAACGCGAAGAAGTTCAAAACAAACCTATACTCTGCATACGCTATTCTATTATAATCATCCATAAATTCCTCACAAAACATGGTCAACAACGGCTCTAATACTTCCAAATCCAGTCAGGCTAAACAACCCAAGCAAAATAGCCCCAAAAAGCAGCCGCAGGTCCCTAGACAGCCAGACCAGCCTCAGATCCTCAACAAAGATCTTTTTCAGCGGATTAACTACACATATCAGGCTGCCATCTTTTTGCAGGATGTCGGCGGCGGTGCAggaccatcatcatcaatatctgttggagatggagatgtaCATTTGGTGACGGATAGAAAGGGTAAGAGACGGGCGGTCGAGCGTGCAGGGGATCAAGGAGCGTTCAAAAAGCTGGCAAGGATGGGTATGAGAGAAACCAAAACTATGGTCGTGCACAATCAACTCAAACTGTGAGATTGCATACTTGTCCATGATGTGATGGCACGACACTGATATCAAATAGTGACCCATCGCTCAAGAGGTCTATTTGCCGGGTTTGCTCAACTGTCCTCATCCCAGGACTTACAAGTCGTATACGAAATCGACGTGAGTTCTCCTAACTCTTCGGTCATACATCAGGCTGAGTCTCTGCAATCCTTAGCCAACCGAAACACTTTTAACAAGACAAACCAAACATGTCTCACATGCTCCGCCTTCCTGTCTATCCCATCCCCACCCGTTGCTCACCACAATAATCCAACAGAAAGCTCGGTTGCACAAGATCAAGATCCTCTTGACGGCCCTGTCAGAGCAGCTagaaggaaaaaagtaACTAGAAGTAAACCCGCTTTCCACGAGTATGAACGTCGAGATGAAAGGACGAAGGGGCATGTGCTCTGGAAAGGCGAGGAGAAAGTTGGAAGGTGGGGTGTTTGACCCCGTCGAGAAGCCCGTCAGGGAGGAAACTGCAGCAAAATGATAGGGAGGATGTGTAACAGACCTGAATGATGGCGTACCTTAAGATGTACATGTCACTTGCCTATTGGTTAGGGTCCTATTTATGTCTTATCCATAAGGCAGCTGTCCCAATTTCAAACATTTACTAACCCCTAACTACGTTACATGCCGACAAGTCAAGCCTCCACAAGGGCATAACAAGCACCCCATTCCATAACCACAACACAATACTCTATTCCACCATGCTGGTCGACCACTGTGTGATGCGTCGCCGGGATACCATCGCTCGTATTTGCAGTTACCTTTATCCCCGGCTGCAGAACTGGCTTCTTCAGGAGACCTGTCTATGCCAGAATGACTAGGAGAGGGACGAGATGATCAACGAGGACTCTTATCGTAATAAAGAGGAATAAGGAGAATATGCTCACGCTACCGCTAAAACAGTTTCGCTTCCCATAACAGTACCGCCACTAGACACGTCGTAACTCTCCCTtcgtccacct
The Cryptococcus neoformans var. neoformans JEC21 chromosome 8 sequence genome window above contains:
- a CDS encoding histone-lysine n-methyltransferase, h3 lysine-9 specific, putative, whose amino-acid sequence is MPGASSEVGAVDNPLVVDSSDSDDDLSVLPANGRVKPSDGKDRSYKKSLTFMRESTVVDLTLSDSDDAVEFVNFPPGPNSTPDRVAQVGLPDKQPSPGRRPRPFMSIANSSSSPEDQNITGLLENHSRETGELPSPPLVEDRAAPNGMKLDGENIVSQSNGISAAQAAVTTSRTSSLTSNLNRPQSVSGAQPAVASSSRSAINSPPRRYLLISQQSPSSRTTPCRSAGTASPTSRPPTPPLPPTQSTPVTVSGLPAPLILSPVPAASSAISPTIPSIPLHASLPYPTLSLPPSATPALPNSFTLSASTILPADSSISALPSTSAAGLPVMPVFISPATSSPAGPEPSTLQSASEATKSSNQKESPRKTDSKQAPSPSSTHGLWTNTRPFHASSNLSATSGKSSAASSRSTSRTLLPSRVATSDNVAGPSKTTSVSSTHPPARAPSLSLPSEPERQVHPRSPSHEGVGKREKKSKALSSGTGQSTPSRSSLSTYDVASNRKTKSTGLNALPQKPSSAGKTSSIPQRTSTLATAMAIRPFVRSPTSPCRPSSFEASGPIQSSGGAVKAAQNQDKIHPLSTTSSISSHSRETTTKAATPSHVTISSPSPSQSTSASTTVHVTQDAQKSATTSPTREKIHPSRRKSQTSDCVVAPTTSQTAASLSYPAGTSDGTGEADKKAAGTTVHAGPSSADFGTFVVPPTTAIASTTVSPSVTPPEDAPFLKSGPTVHPLFRAASAIGGQDTLTETGAVGDVLSQGSKGRASSPRITTTGAVSHLVLPIDVGSKIKPTAAPSLFASGVTIGNVDDQAAAQPQNPAPLPSALSVLSKKNLGSSSKESSVKSAASSVSSSSTLGDSVSGLGRKSHHKSTQSIPQSPLPTTNTSNSSGIEVNSWLNPQPFGPSFAASHLNTHAKKKWKGKEREKEREKEKAREKEKAKEENEQLRRRRMADLEKISANLEKYKGRMGVESRTRSIPRADGENRKRPPSPGISASTDGEVRVVKRSKPAWAIAPENGHVAAAMEKETNDNKKTTDAIKINHQPAAFYTPQFATPTSAAKTTTTPLSVTAGLGPPVNSSSSSSTPSLLSRSINLDIPRETPEERMDDDDGNDSTGGLLVRKTGKNDAVEEQVEQVRLDLDDVSIHGSSPVGPISTFTSRFRNVSITPSQTQKILEQPGEDVPIRRSAIKINGKQKAQRSKDKSDGSESEDDVPLNWPSRKGKGKAAPEPQDNSETQRDDDGVNLGSSNGEEGSSDDHSNPVLPPFLFKDRPAHVRQPLQTLFKGGFVAKHSYQRPLVKSSAVSPVPNANRTSSEPSAKAELLPQKRKRRPKKLTREQWHHIAQNHLSDVDDLLDESSKKRLSPKSAEKLGADLSKLTSPRVFSIVSRSEPRSKGAPIEENDNEYFTDSDSHTSDIALFLQHPDPPPPPERIREAKRNFGTRTIDPWNRQKHTFRSNPALHRAIFEAYIMQSTSMEESGGDDIKVTNEVDADGGPPDFEFVYSDTMLYPDGIPPPELGLGCDCDGPCDPDSETCTCVKRQELYFYDLGLKGFAYDENGKIRENSASIWECNELCGCPPECMNRVIQRGRAKDTGIEIFKTKEKGWGIRARSFIPSGTYIGSYTGELIREAESERRGVTYTAIGRTYVFDLDGWQIRHPPKGLEKIDKRAAELAEAVKMRAKAAMRESQEDAYNAYSVDAFHYGNFTRYFNHSCDPNLAITQAYVKDFHPERPLLVIFTRRDIKKHEELCISYKGIPDDDVPSPEPVKKKKGNKGKKQMSKTSASAHPPEMIALNSDKGPVEVKDICRCGAKNCDGRMFNYGS